In a genomic window of Virgibacillus sp. SK37:
- a CDS encoding ABC transporter ATP-binding protein: MSTVNLSEITKQFGNVTAVKGLDLVIKEGEFFTFLGPSGCGKTTTLRMIAGFYFPTKGKVKFNERDMTSVSPEKRNTGMVFQNYALFPHMTVFENVAFGLKVRKINKTEVKRRVEDVLKKVRLEQFIDRQVSQLSGGQQQRVALARALVIEPDILLLDEPLSNLDARLRDEMRTEILRLQREYGITTIYVTHDQVEALTMSDRIAVFNLGECQQVGTPTEIYNKPVNDFVAEFIGETNLLPVEREKQEGEVFTFSSKDLEQTVHVAHTDLNIAAYSDTDELYMSIRPEAVEISETLIQAENVFSGTVQLVQFTGESVHTFVRINENVTIKTTALNRGPSTYFKEGTQVYAYLPENHIRIIPEAKGDK; encoded by the coding sequence ATGTCAACAGTAAACTTGTCAGAGATTACAAAGCAATTTGGGAACGTAACAGCGGTCAAGGGGTTGGATTTGGTCATTAAAGAAGGAGAATTCTTTACATTTTTAGGTCCAAGTGGATGTGGAAAAACAACAACCCTCCGAATGATTGCTGGCTTCTATTTTCCAACCAAAGGAAAAGTGAAATTTAACGAGCGGGACATGACCTCTGTTTCGCCGGAAAAAAGGAATACAGGCATGGTTTTTCAGAACTATGCCTTGTTCCCACATATGACAGTTTTTGAAAACGTTGCCTTTGGACTAAAGGTTAGAAAGATAAACAAAACAGAAGTAAAGCGCCGTGTGGAGGATGTTTTGAAAAAAGTGCGCTTGGAGCAATTTATTGATCGCCAGGTAAGTCAGCTCAGTGGTGGACAGCAGCAGCGGGTGGCATTGGCCCGCGCACTTGTCATTGAACCGGATATTCTCTTACTTGATGAGCCTTTAAGTAATCTGGATGCTAGATTGAGAGATGAAATGCGTACAGAAATACTACGGCTGCAGCGGGAATATGGTATTACAACTATTTATGTAACACATGATCAGGTAGAGGCTTTGACCATGAGCGACCGGATCGCCGTATTTAATTTAGGTGAATGCCAGCAGGTTGGCACACCAACTGAAATTTATAATAAACCGGTGAATGATTTTGTTGCTGAGTTTATCGGGGAAACAAATTTACTGCCTGTGGAGCGTGAGAAACAAGAGGGAGAAGTATTCACTTTCTCCAGTAAAGATTTAGAGCAAACAGTACATGTTGCACATACAGACTTAAACATTGCCGCGTACAGTGATACAGATGAATTGTATATGTCCATACGTCCGGAGGCTGTAGAGATTTCCGAAACGCTAATACAAGCAGAGAATGTTTTTTCCGGTACCGTACAGCTTGTCCAGTTTACTGGTGAGTCGGTACATACCTTTGTGAGAATCAATGAGAACGTAACAATTAAAACAACAGCGCTAAATCGGGGACCAAGCACGTACTTTAAAGAAGGCACACAGGTATATGCCTATCT
- a CDS encoding extracellular solute-binding protein translates to MKKLSMFLFIVLLGLLLTGCMAGGSDESSEEKSDGGGEGSSAFNEDLEEKVVVYSPHGKDILSDFQKQFEEEYGIKMEFLDMGSQEILDRVRSEKNNTQADVWWGAPQVNFDQAKDEELLKEYKPSYADALDEMYHDEDWMWSGTSMTPEVILYNSKEISKEEAPKDWDDLLDPKWEDEIIIRYPLASGTMRTIYSAMIYRTYKDTQDPQEGYEWLQKLDENTKEYSANPEIMYNQVAKGVGSLSVWNMPDTVMLAEEKGYPFDYVIPESGTPVLTEGIAIINDAPHPKAAEAFYEFVNTPEAAKLLAEKYYRIPTREDVEDLPEWITETEINPMDIDWALFQEKSEEWMEHWDNKIKNTEKDKSEEE, encoded by the coding sequence GTGAAAAAGCTAAGCATGTTTTTATTCATCGTTCTTTTAGGATTGCTACTCACAGGCTGTATGGCTGGTGGCAGTGATGAAAGCAGTGAGGAGAAAAGTGATGGGGGAGGCGAAGGTTCTTCTGCTTTCAATGAAGATTTGGAAGAAAAAGTTGTCGTCTATTCACCGCACGGTAAAGATATTTTAAGTGATTTCCAAAAGCAATTTGAAGAAGAGTATGGTATCAAAATGGAGTTCTTGGATATGGGTTCACAGGAGATTTTAGATCGTGTGCGCTCAGAAAAAAATAATACCCAGGCAGATGTTTGGTGGGGTGCACCTCAAGTGAACTTTGACCAGGCAAAAGATGAAGAGCTTTTAAAAGAGTATAAGCCATCGTATGCCGATGCATTGGATGAGATGTACCATGATGAAGACTGGATGTGGTCTGGAACGTCCATGACCCCGGAAGTTATTTTGTATAATTCAAAGGAAATTTCCAAAGAAGAAGCACCAAAGGATTGGGATGACCTGCTTGACCCGAAATGGGAGGATGAGATCATCATTCGTTACCCACTTGCTTCAGGTACGATGAGAACAATCTATTCTGCGATGATTTACAGAACATATAAGGATACACAGGATCCACAGGAAGGTTATGAATGGTTACAAAAGCTGGATGAAAATACGAAGGAATACTCTGCTAACCCGGAAATTATGTATAACCAGGTTGCTAAAGGTGTTGGCTCCCTATCTGTTTGGAACATGCCGGATACCGTTATGCTTGCAGAGGAAAAAGGCTATCCGTTTGATTACGTGATTCCAGAAAGTGGTACACCTGTATTGACGGAAGGGATCGCAATTATTAACGATGCACCACATCCAAAAGCAGCTGAAGCATTTTATGAGTTTGTAAATACTCCGGAGGCAGCAAAGCTGTTGGCTGAAAAATATTACCGCATTCCGACAAGAGAAGATGTAGAAGATCTTCCGGAATGGATTACCGAAACAGAAATTAATCCAATGGATATCGACTGGGCTCTCTTCCAGGAGAAATCAGAGGAATGGATGGAGCATTGGGATAACAAAATTAAAAACACAGAGAAAGACAAAAGTGAAGAAGAATAA
- a CDS encoding ROK family transcriptional regulator produces the protein MQKGNAAYIKTMNKRLILKCVMEEDAISRAAIAKKLSLSKPTISTLVNDLIEDQWLIETGNGSASREGGRKPVNLTFNAKRSYIVGIDIGGTNVGMGITDLNGHVCAFREFPTQQHLEHNLFEEMKRNVDSMKDQLRIDDTKILGIGAGIPGVTNIKEGIVVEAPALKWKRFPIVAELEKTFQLPIHVDNDVNINVLGEHWMGIGKNKENLVYVAIGTGVGSGIMINGNLYRGTNYSAGEIGYLVTDKEYAKAYHPVHKGYGFLESVSSGSSISMQVSKKKGQEMSARQAFELYNEGDEAAVEVIDQALEHLAIGISNYVSLFDPEIIILGGGVSGSFSLIHKKVMDIMNRYAPQQCEVVRTSFGKEAGVIGSVALFLNEFEGLFEI, from the coding sequence ATGCAGAAAGGAAATGCAGCCTACATAAAAACGATGAACAAGCGACTTATCCTCAAATGTGTGATGGAAGAGGATGCTATATCCAGAGCTGCTATAGCGAAAAAACTATCATTAAGTAAACCGACGATCTCCACATTAGTAAATGATCTGATTGAGGATCAATGGTTAATTGAAACAGGGAACGGATCAGCTTCGAGGGAAGGAGGAAGAAAGCCGGTTAATTTAACGTTTAATGCGAAACGATCCTATATTGTTGGGATTGATATTGGAGGTACAAATGTAGGAATGGGGATTACCGATTTGAATGGCCATGTCTGTGCGTTTCGCGAATTCCCTACACAACAACATTTGGAGCATAATTTATTTGAAGAAATGAAACGAAATGTTGATTCGATGAAAGATCAGCTCCGCATTGATGATACGAAGATTCTGGGAATAGGAGCAGGAATCCCTGGTGTCACTAACATAAAAGAAGGAATTGTCGTCGAGGCACCAGCACTTAAATGGAAGCGTTTCCCAATTGTTGCCGAGCTGGAAAAAACGTTTCAGCTGCCCATCCACGTAGATAATGATGTCAACATCAATGTACTTGGTGAGCATTGGATGGGCATCGGTAAAAATAAAGAAAATCTCGTTTATGTCGCAATTGGAACTGGGGTTGGGAGCGGGATTATGATTAATGGCAATTTGTATAGGGGCACCAATTACAGTGCTGGAGAAATTGGTTACCTTGTAACAGATAAAGAATATGCAAAAGCATATCATCCGGTACATAAGGGATATGGATTTTTAGAAAGTGTCTCCAGTGGATCCTCGATCAGTATGCAGGTATCCAAAAAAAAGGGGCAGGAAATGAGCGCAAGGCAAGCATTTGAGCTTTATAACGAAGGCGATGAAGCAGCAGTGGAAGTCATCGATCAAGCCCTGGAGCATTTAGCTATCGGGATCAGTAATTATGTTTCGTTATTTGATCCGGAAATTATTATTTTAGGAGGTGGTGTCAGCGGATCATTTTCCCTTATACACAAGAAAGTGATGGACATCATGAATCGGTACGCTCCACAGCAATGTGAAGTAGTACGAACATCTTTTGGCAAAGAAGCGGGAGTCATTGGTTCAGTAGCATTATTTTTAAATGAGTTTGAAGGATTGTTTGAAATTTAA
- a CDS encoding PIG-L family deacetylase, with translation MKKFSYLFLIAVLVISLLPITGAAKDKTKHDEELWNAVKPLSTTVTFLNTGAHPDDERSDLLAYLSRGLGVKTSSLIANRGEGGQNEIGSELGNALGIIRSNEMIEAAKITGVKAYHLSETTSDPIYDFGFSKSPEETLEKWGEEVTYERLIRFIRTYQPDVVMPSFRNVDTQHGHHRAMTVLSGRAFEDAADPTVFPQQLKEGLSTWQVKKLYLPAASEEEATTSLEIGDYDPVYGMSYPQLGEKSRYMHKSQGMGNDVPVEPRQFHFELWKEAVSPNEADLFAGIPYDFNAWADNVSEKNISVKLEKLQKNLDKIISLYPNRKAILSPSQKALKDVRKLAAKVDRSSMDKDLKNDLLHKLELKEAQLQEVSFVASNLDVEITTDSSVVTRDEDVTVKMTVTNNGNQMIKHVNAGIKASEAWDFDDKEKIGNLKPNESKTVEFEGEVPEEAAYTHPYDDPVIQPQISFKEKGATTTHAVNLEQPLSVLPELSVTTDPENVMVNTADVQENIPVTVKVKNYKADDHEADVSLNLPDGWTSEPVQQEVEFEKEGEEQQVTFYVTPPADVKEGDFSIRAIAEADDEIFDTTIQEISYEHINDAYYQYPSSIDGVAFELVKPDNLKIGYVESGFDTVADALVNAGFDVTKLTEQDLASGDLSQYDTIVTGIRARLAREDLIEHNDRLLEYAENGGHVVVQYHKPWDNWDSNTTAPYPLEIGQPSIKWRVTDETAPVTVLQPEHKLFNYPNKINESDWDNWVQERGLYYPMNWDDRYESFVSMADPNEDPFKGGILMAEYGEGTYLYTNLVFYRQINNQVPGGYRIFTNLLSYGMENE, from the coding sequence ATGAAGAAGTTTTCTTATCTTTTTTTAATCGCCGTATTGGTTATCTCCCTGCTCCCTATTACTGGTGCTGCAAAGGACAAGACCAAGCATGATGAAGAATTATGGAATGCCGTAAAACCTTTGAGCACGACAGTTACTTTTCTAAACACCGGAGCACATCCGGATGACGAGCGAAGTGACTTACTTGCATACCTGTCGAGAGGGCTTGGTGTTAAGACCTCAAGTTTGATCGCTAACCGTGGGGAAGGTGGCCAAAATGAAATTGGCAGTGAATTAGGTAACGCACTTGGAATTATCCGCTCAAATGAAATGATCGAAGCAGCCAAGATCACTGGGGTAAAAGCATATCATTTAAGTGAAACTACCTCTGATCCGATTTACGACTTCGGTTTTTCCAAATCCCCTGAAGAAACATTGGAAAAATGGGGCGAAGAGGTAACATATGAACGATTAATCCGGTTTATCCGAACATATCAGCCAGATGTTGTTATGCCATCCTTCCGCAATGTGGATACACAGCATGGCCACCACCGGGCAATGACTGTTTTGAGTGGTAGAGCTTTTGAAGATGCTGCAGATCCAACCGTCTTCCCGCAGCAATTGAAAGAAGGCTTATCCACATGGCAAGTTAAAAAGCTCTATTTGCCAGCAGCTTCCGAGGAAGAAGCAACAACCTCGCTTGAAATTGGTGACTATGATCCTGTCTATGGCATGTCTTATCCACAGCTTGGCGAGAAATCAAGGTATATGCATAAAAGCCAAGGGATGGGAAATGATGTGCCAGTAGAACCAAGACAGTTTCATTTCGAACTATGGAAAGAAGCCGTATCGCCAAATGAAGCGGATTTATTTGCTGGTATCCCCTATGACTTTAACGCTTGGGCCGACAACGTATCTGAGAAAAACATAAGCGTTAAGCTGGAAAAGTTACAAAAAAACCTTGATAAAATTATTTCGCTTTATCCTAATCGCAAAGCCATCCTCTCTCCTTCCCAGAAGGCGTTAAAGGATGTTCGTAAACTAGCAGCAAAAGTGGATAGAAGCAGCATGGATAAAGATTTGAAAAATGATCTTTTACACAAATTGGAGCTGAAAGAAGCACAACTACAGGAAGTCAGCTTTGTCGCTTCCAATTTAGATGTAGAGATAACAACTGATTCCTCTGTAGTGACAAGGGATGAAGATGTGACAGTAAAAATGACTGTTACAAATAATGGTAACCAGATGATCAAGCATGTGAATGCAGGCATTAAAGCTTCCGAAGCATGGGATTTTGATGATAAGGAAAAGATCGGAAATTTAAAACCAAATGAATCAAAAACAGTGGAATTTGAAGGAGAAGTACCAGAAGAAGCGGCCTATACACACCCGTATGACGATCCGGTAATCCAGCCACAAATTAGTTTTAAAGAAAAAGGCGCTACAACTACACATGCTGTTAATTTGGAGCAGCCACTATCCGTGCTCCCTGAGTTAAGTGTCACAACAGATCCAGAAAATGTGATGGTTAATACCGCAGACGTTCAAGAAAACATACCTGTCACGGTTAAAGTGAAAAATTATAAAGCAGATGATCATGAAGCAGATGTTTCCTTGAATTTGCCGGATGGATGGACGAGTGAACCTGTACAGCAAGAAGTGGAATTTGAAAAAGAAGGGGAAGAACAGCAGGTCACTTTTTATGTTACACCACCTGCTGATGTGAAAGAAGGAGATTTCTCTATTCGCGCCATTGCTGAAGCGGATGATGAAATTTTCGATACAACCATACAGGAAATAAGCTATGAGCACATTAATGATGCCTATTATCAATATCCATCCAGCATTGATGGAGTGGCATTTGAACTGGTAAAACCGGACAACCTGAAGATCGGTTATGTAGAAAGCGGTTTTGATACCGTAGCAGATGCGTTAGTAAATGCCGGATTTGATGTCACTAAACTGACCGAACAGGACTTAGCTTCAGGAGACCTAAGCCAATATGACACAATCGTTACTGGAATCCGAGCACGTCTTGCAAGAGAAGATCTCATTGAACATAATGATCGCCTATTGGAATATGCGGAAAATGGCGGACATGTCGTTGTTCAATATCACAAACCGTGGGACAACTGGGATAGTAACACAACGGCCCCATACCCACTGGAAATTGGGCAGCCTTCCATCAAGTGGCGTGTCACCGATGAAACTGCACCGGTAACTGTATTACAGCCGGAACATAAACTATTTAACTATCCAAACAAAATTAATGAGAGTGACTGGGATAACTGGGTACAGGAACGCGGATTATATTACCCTATGAATTGGGATGACCGCTACGAATCCTTTGTCTCAATGGCAGACCCAAATGAAGATCCATTCAAAGGCGGTATCCTAATGGCAGAATATGGCGAAGGAACCTATCTCTATACCAACCTCGTATTCTACCGCCAAATCAATAACCAAGTCCCTGGCGGCTACCGCATATTCACAAACCTATTAAGCTATGGCATGGAAAATGAATAG
- a CDS encoding ROK family transcriptional regulator encodes MQRGTFQLMKSVNKSIILNKIRTAEPISRAQIAKDTKLTPPTVSSIVKELMEQGLVIESDSGQSMGGRRPTMLHINKTAFYIIGVDAGPDKIDAIVADLSGSVLTRSSSQLETSLTNETFLTHLKNCIHSIMEEAPTNGAEILGIGVAMHGMVDVETGTSMFAPNLGLTNIPIKEELEKEFNVVIKVENDARAMALGEAWFGGHGEIDSMVAVNLGRGVGAGIVVEGKLYHGAQDIAGEIGHMTIDMNGKQCECGNRGCLQTFATGSAIAARAQELLQASEAFKKDEAFKLTGESVHALAKAGNKVYEEVLVETGVYIGVGLTNLIHLVNPKKVVLGGGVMNSAEFLLPSIQKTIDQRALTPDAKQTDVVVTSLGEDATLLGAVSLLLVELFEVV; translated from the coding sequence ATGCAACGTGGAACTTTTCAGTTAATGAAATCTGTGAATAAATCAATTATCCTAAATAAAATCAGAACAGCTGAACCAATTTCCCGGGCGCAAATTGCCAAGGATACGAAGCTTACCCCGCCAACTGTCAGCAGCATTGTGAAGGAACTCATGGAGCAGGGGCTAGTGATAGAAAGCGATAGCGGGCAGTCCATGGGCGGCAGGAGACCGACCATGCTGCATATAAATAAAACGGCCTTTTATATTATTGGGGTAGATGCGGGGCCGGACAAAATTGATGCGATCGTTGCTGATCTCTCTGGGAGCGTACTTACACGGAGTAGCAGTCAGTTGGAAACCTCTTTAACAAATGAAACATTTTTGACCCATTTGAAAAATTGCATTCACTCCATCATGGAGGAAGCTCCTACAAATGGTGCAGAAATTTTGGGCATCGGTGTTGCTATGCATGGAATGGTAGACGTGGAAACAGGCACATCCATGTTCGCACCTAACCTGGGGTTAACAAATATCCCCATTAAAGAGGAGCTTGAAAAGGAGTTTAATGTAGTTATAAAAGTGGAAAATGATGCGCGAGCTATGGCACTTGGTGAAGCCTGGTTTGGCGGTCATGGCGAAATCGACAGCATGGTCGCTGTTAATTTAGGCCGAGGTGTCGGTGCAGGGATCGTCGTAGAAGGTAAGCTGTATCATGGAGCACAGGATATCGCCGGAGAAATCGGGCATATGACCATTGATATGAATGGAAAGCAATGCGAATGTGGGAACCGTGGCTGCCTCCAAACCTTTGCCACAGGCTCAGCAATTGCAGCGCGTGCACAGGAGCTGTTGCAAGCGAGCGAAGCCTTCAAAAAGGACGAGGCGTTTAAGCTGACAGGCGAGAGTGTACACGCACTTGCCAAGGCAGGGAACAAGGTATATGAAGAAGTCCTTGTGGAAACCGGTGTATATATCGGTGTTGGACTGACAAACCTGATTCATCTCGTAAACCCGAAAAAGGTCGTGCTTGGCGGTGGGGTCATGAACAGTGCGGAATTTCTATTACCTAGTATCCAAAAAACCATCGACCAGCGCGCGCTGACTCCAGATGCTAAGCAAACAGACGTAGTGGTCACTTCTTTGGGAGAAGATGCGACACTGTTAGGTGCTGTATCGTTGTTGTTGGTTGAGTTGTTTGAGGTGGTTTGA
- a CDS encoding DMT family transporter, which produces MDGILKKKWVVVSIAIFCAILWGSAFPVLKVSYEELQMAPDDTIAKIVFAGWRFLMAGLILLIGMLFVNWRRLLVTKRQFMFLILFGIIQTALQYYFFYNGLGKVSGMQGAILVSSGTFFTVILAHFFYHNDRLNWKKAIGLVAGFGGVIVANWGSELQLSFQLTGEGYMILAALTGAIGTIMAKELAVGIHPFALTGWQLTIGAALLLVIGLPRLDEGAITFTPLGYGLLIYSALLSAAAFALWYSILKYNKAGEISMFKFITPVSGAILSAMFVPGERLNMFIIGALFLVAVGIIAVNYKGRAARNEARAR; this is translated from the coding sequence GTGGATGGTATACTTAAGAAGAAATGGGTTGTCGTGAGCATCGCCATTTTTTGTGCAATATTGTGGGGGAGTGCTTTCCCTGTTTTAAAAGTAAGTTATGAAGAATTACAAATGGCACCAGATGATACGATTGCCAAAATCGTCTTTGCTGGCTGGCGTTTTTTAATGGCTGGATTAATTTTGTTAATTGGCATGCTTTTTGTTAACTGGAGACGTCTTTTGGTAACAAAACGCCAGTTTATGTTTTTAATCCTGTTTGGTATTATCCAAACTGCCTTGCAATATTACTTCTTTTATAATGGTCTGGGAAAGGTTTCCGGCATGCAGGGGGCTATTCTTGTTTCCAGCGGAACCTTCTTCACTGTAATATTAGCGCACTTTTTCTATCATAATGATCGTTTGAATTGGAAAAAAGCAATCGGTCTTGTTGCCGGATTTGGTGGCGTAATTGTCGCCAACTGGGGCTCTGAGCTGCAATTAAGCTTTCAGCTGACAGGTGAAGGCTATATGATTTTAGCAGCATTGACCGGCGCAATCGGTACCATTATGGCAAAAGAACTCGCTGTCGGGATTCACCCCTTCGCGTTGACGGGCTGGCAATTAACCATTGGTGCAGCGTTGCTACTGGTGATCGGTTTGCCACGACTAGATGAGGGTGCAATCACTTTTACTCCGCTTGGCTATGGCCTACTAATTTATTCTGCCTTACTGTCAGCGGCAGCATTTGCTCTATGGTATTCCATTTTAAAATATAACAAAGCTGGCGAGATCAGTATGTTCAAATTCATCACCCCGGTTTCCGGAGCCATTTTATCTGCCATGTTTGTACCTGGTGAGCGATTGAATATGTTTATTATTGGGGCGCTTTTCCTTGTGGCAGTCGGAATTATTGCGGTGAATTATAAGGGAAGAGCTGCGAGGAACGAGGCGCGGGCTAGGTGA
- a CDS encoding solute:sodium symporter family transporter, whose amino-acid sequence MAFITIASFLFFTALVAIISYVKTRKEDLTTSDGYFLGGRSLTGWVIAGSLMLTNLSTEQLVGLNAEGYEFSIASMGWEVGSALALVLVAFYLLPRYLKGGITTIPDFLEDRFDPGVKLFVTILFLFGYILNLMPPILYTGAVALREMFNVQGMFGVGDTAALWITVWAIGIVGSIYAIFGGLKAVAVSDTINGIGLLFGGLLIPVLGLAFLGDGSPIAGFQTIVENTPEKMNAIGGEKEPLPFSTMFTGLLLVNLFYWGTAQHIMQRAIAAKNLKEGQKGLLIAAFLKMIGPVILVLPGIIAFNLLGDKLDPINAYSALVNHVLPLPLVGLFAAVLFGAILSSFNSGLNSTITLFMLNVYKPYVKPNISDPVLIRRGKVFGTFIAIFAMCMAPLIDLMPQGFFQYFQMVNGFYNVPIFTILIIGYTTKRVPAIAAKIALGAFIIVYAITQLFWDTGVHYLHILAILFVLCSAFMLIMGKIKPRDTAFVLEDKKAVDLKPWKLAYPVGLGAVAIMVIIYVIFSPLGIAQ is encoded by the coding sequence ATGGCTTTTATCACCATTGCTTCATTTTTATTTTTTACAGCTTTAGTTGCAATTATTTCTTATGTGAAAACACGCAAGGAGGATCTTACTACTTCGGATGGTTACTTCCTTGGTGGTCGTAGCCTGACTGGCTGGGTAATCGCCGGATCCTTAATGCTGACAAACCTCTCCACAGAGCAGCTTGTTGGCTTGAACGCAGAGGGTTATGAATTCAGTATCGCATCAATGGGCTGGGAAGTTGGCTCTGCTTTAGCTCTTGTTTTGGTAGCGTTTTATTTATTGCCGAGATATTTAAAGGGTGGAATCACAACAATTCCGGACTTCCTGGAGGACCGTTTTGACCCAGGTGTAAAATTGTTCGTAACGATCTTATTTTTATTTGGGTACATATTAAACCTGATGCCACCTATTTTGTACACAGGTGCTGTCGCTTTACGCGAAATGTTCAACGTTCAAGGTATGTTTGGTGTTGGTGATACTGCCGCACTATGGATCACTGTTTGGGCAATCGGAATTGTCGGCTCCATTTATGCTATTTTCGGTGGACTGAAAGCGGTTGCCGTTTCTGACACCATTAACGGTATTGGTTTATTGTTTGGTGGGCTACTTATTCCGGTATTAGGCTTGGCCTTTTTAGGAGACGGTTCACCAATCGCCGGATTCCAAACAATTGTGGAAAATACACCGGAAAAAATGAATGCAATCGGCGGCGAAAAAGAACCACTGCCATTTTCAACGATGTTTACCGGTTTGCTTTTAGTTAACCTATTTTACTGGGGAACTGCGCAGCATATTATGCAACGTGCCATTGCTGCGAAAAACTTGAAAGAGGGACAAAAGGGGCTATTAATTGCTGCATTCTTAAAAATGATCGGCCCAGTTATTCTGGTTTTACCAGGGATTATTGCATTTAACCTGCTCGGCGATAAGCTTGACCCGATCAATGCGTATTCAGCACTAGTAAATCACGTGTTGCCACTTCCGCTTGTCGGCCTGTTCGCTGCCGTATTATTTGGTGCGATTCTGTCATCATTTAACTCCGGGCTGAACTCAACGATTACGTTATTTATGTTAAACGTGTACAAGCCATATGTGAAGCCAAATATTTCGGACCCTGTACTCATCCGTCGTGGTAAGGTGTTCGGAACATTTATCGCTATTTTCGCCATGTGTATGGCACCATTGATTGATCTGATGCCACAAGGCTTTTTCCAATATTTCCAAATGGTAAACGGGTTCTATAATGTGCCGATTTTCACCATATTAATTATTGGTTATACGACAAAGCGAGTACCGGCAATTGCTGCAAAAATCGCACTTGGCGCATTCATTATTGTCTATGCGATCACGCAACTGTTCTGGGATACAGGCGTGCATTACTTGCACATTCTCGCTATCCTGTTCGTGCTTTGCTCCGCATTCATGCTAATCATGGGCAAGATCAAGCCACGCGACACCGCATTTGTGTTGGAGGATAAAAAAGCAGTTGACCTCAAACCATGGAAACTCGCTTACCCAGTAGGTCTGGGCGCAGTCGCTATTATGGTCATTATCTATGTGATCTTCTCCCCATTAGGGATCGCGCAATAA
- the manA gene encoding mannose-6-phosphate isomerase, class I — MKNDAIFLEPFFQERIWGGQRLRQLFDYQIPSTKTGEAWTISAHPTGPSVVKNGQWKGKTLQQLWQEYPELFGKNSSSGHFPLLVKLIDSNDDLSVQVHPDDFYAREQAGEPNGKTECWYVVHAEEDAEIVLGHHAQSKAEFSEMVGSGAWEQLLRKVKVKQGDFFYVPSGTLHAIGKGIVILEIQQNSDITYRVYDYDRKDVNGKARPLHLDEAMNITRLPHMDTTQEVIFQQQEVFQLTRFIEGDYFTVEHWKVMGKVDLSMKKTYLLCSVIAGEGKLVMENTYDLRKGDHFILPAGNADYRLYGEMELVVASEGRGSRG, encoded by the coding sequence ATGAAAAACGACGCCATATTTTTGGAACCCTTTTTCCAGGAACGTATATGGGGAGGGCAGCGTTTACGCCAATTGTTTGATTACCAAATCCCTAGCACAAAGACAGGGGAGGCATGGACAATTTCTGCCCATCCCACGGGTCCTTCTGTAGTTAAAAATGGGCAATGGAAAGGGAAGACATTGCAGCAGCTATGGCAAGAATATCCCGAGCTATTTGGAAAAAATTCATCATCAGGACACTTTCCACTTTTAGTAAAGCTGATTGATTCCAATGACGACCTGTCTGTCCAGGTACACCCAGATGATTTCTATGCAAGAGAGCAAGCGGGTGAGCCGAACGGTAAAACAGAGTGCTGGTATGTTGTACATGCAGAAGAAGATGCCGAAATTGTGCTTGGCCATCATGCGCAAAGTAAAGCGGAATTTTCCGAGATGGTGGGGAGCGGTGCATGGGAGCAACTGCTTCGCAAAGTAAAAGTGAAGCAAGGAGATTTTTTCTATGTACCGAGTGGAACGTTGCATGCGATTGGGAAAGGAATTGTCATTCTGGAAATCCAGCAAAATTCAGATATCACGTATCGGGTCTATGACTATGATCGAAAGGACGTTAATGGGAAAGCACGCCCCCTGCATCTTGATGAAGCGATGAATATAACCCGGCTTCCCCATATGGACACCACACAAGAAGTCATTTTCCAGCAACAAGAAGTTTTCCAATTAACGAGATTCATAGAGGGAGATTATTTTACTGTCGAGCATTGGAAGGTGATGGGGAAGGTGGATCTTTCCATGAAAAAGACCTACCTATTATGCAGTGTAATTGCAGGAGAAGGGAAGCTTGTTATGGAAAATACCTATGATTTACGAAAAGGAGATCATTTTATTTTACCGGCAGGCAATGCGGATTATAGATTATATGGGGAAATGGAGCTTGTTGTGGCAAGTGAGGGTAGGGGATCAAGAGGATAG